From one Ammospiza nelsoni isolate bAmmNel1 chromosome 14, bAmmNel1.pri, whole genome shotgun sequence genomic stretch:
- the LOC132079594 gene encoding dual oxidase maturation factor 1-like, with protein MTLWNGSYPFYPGANACFPFDTTRAVIVTVFLSVLATFIIILPGIPGRRRLLWFLQLVLGLFVGAVILNVQFTRDWEHGWVQANTSYKSFSPAQVSADIGLHIGLAGLNVTLRGNPVQQINETINYNEHFSWSFGEDYELSYSQGLHRGLPSPILYVAEKFSGQSPCGVHGQYRIAGHYVSLTLWLAFCTWLISILLFSMSILLYGGQMLLLTGTLILSSLLLFSTARNSLRCPIQFGPVSLRTDYGESFWLALATGLLCLLLGLAIVILNSVQPQKLKLIFSLDRSSEEEQWEQSWLPAQPSCSAQGGFMVPLGELCPGTATRL; from the exons ATGACTCTGTGGAATGGCTCCTACCCCTTCTACCCCGGGGCCAATGCCTGCTTCCCCTTTGACACCACCCGGGCTGTCATTGTCACCGTGTTCCTCTCCGTGCTGGCCACCTTCATCATCATCCTGCCGGGCATCCCGGGCAGGAGG AGACTCCTGtggttcctgcagctggtgctggggctCTTCGTGGGAGCAGTGATCCTCA ATGTGCAGTTCACCAGAGACTGGGAGCATGGCTGGGTGCAGGCCAACACCTCCTACAAGTCCTTCAGCCCCGCGCAGGTGAGCGCTGACATCGGGCTGCACATCGGCCTGGCCGGGCTCAACGTCACGCTCAGGG GAAACCCGGTGCAGCAGATCAACGAGACCATCAACTACAACGAGCACTTTTCCTGGAGCTTTGGGGAGGATTATGAGCTCAGCTAcagccaggggctgcacagggggctgcccagccccatcctgtaCGTGGCAGAGAAGTTCAGCGGGCAGAGCCCCTGTGGGGTGCACGGGCAGTACCGCATCGCCGGGCACTACGTGTCCCTCACCCTGTG gctggCCTTCTGCACGTGGCTCATTTCCATCCTGCTCTTCTCCATGTCCATCCTGCTCTATGGTGGCCAGATGCTCCTGCTCACTGGCACGCTgatcctctcctccctgctgctcttctcCACTGCCAGGAACAGCCTGAGGTGCCCCATCCAGTTTGGCCCAGTTTCCTTGAGGACAGACTATGGGGAGTCCTTCtggctggcactggccacag ggctgctgtgcctgctcctggggctggccaTCGTCATCCTCAACTCAGTGCAGCCACAGAAGCTGAAGCTCATCTTCAGCCTGGACAGGAGCAGCGAggaggagcagtgggagcagtcctggctgccagcccagcccagctgctctgcacagggcgGGTTCATGGTCCCCCTTggggagctctgccctgggacagccacCCGGCTCTga